The Streptomyces halobius genomic interval CTCGTCCTGGGCGTGCTGCTCGGCTGGATCGCCAAGAGCGGTGACATCGGCTGGCTCACCTCCACGCTGCAGCACATCGGCGACCTCTTCATCCGGCTGCTGAAGCTGGCTGTCGCCCCGCTGGTCTTCTTCGCGATCCTGGTGTCGATCACCAACCTGCGGCAGGTCAACAACGCCGCCCGGCTCGCCACCCGCACCCTGCTGTGGTTCATGGTCACCTCGCTGATCGCCGTCGCCATCGGCCTGGCGATCGGCCTGCTCACCAACCCCGGCGAGGGCACCGGCCTCACCCCCAAGGGGGGCAAGCTCCCCGATCACGCCGGTTCCTGGATCGACTTCCTGACCGGCGTCGTCCCCTCCGACGTCATCACGCCGTTCACCGAGCTCAACGTCCTGCAGATCGTCTTCATGGCGGCCGTCGCCGGCATCGCGGCCCTGCAGCTCGGCGAGAAGGCCGAACCGGTCCTCAAGGTCAGCCGCGCCGCTCTCGAACTGCTCCAGAAGGCCCTGTGGTGGGTCATCCGCCTCGCCCCGATCGGCACCGTCGGCCTCATCGGCCACGCCATCGCGACGTACGGCTGGCACCTGATCGGCAAGTACGCGACCTTCACCGTCGACATCTACGTCGGCTGTGCCCTGGTGCTCTTCGGCGTCTACCCGCTGCTGCTGTCGACCGTCGCCAAGGTCAACCCGCTGCGGTTCTTCAAGGGCGCCTGGCCCGCCATCCAGCTGGCCTTCGTCTCCCGCTCCTCGGTGGGCACCATGCCCGTCACCCAGAAGGTCACCGAACGCCTCGGTGTGCCGCGCGAATACGCGTCCTTCGCGGTGCCGTTCGGTTCGACGACCAAGATGGACGGCTGCGCCTCGGTCTACCCGGCGATCGCCGCGATCTTCATCGCGCAGATCTTCGATGTGCCCCTGGGCATCGCCGACTACGTGCTGATCGCCTTCGTCTCGGTCATCGGCTCGGCCGCCACCGCCGGTCTGACCGGCGCCACGGTCATGCTGACCCTGACCCTCTCCACCCTGGGCCTCCCCCTGGAGGGCGTCGGCCTGCTGATGGCCATCGACCCGATCCTGGACATGATGCGTACGGCCACCAACGTCGCCGGCCAGTCCGTCATCCCGGTCCTGGTCTCCGCCCGCGAGAAGATCCTGGACCGCGACGCGTACAACGCGGCGAAGTCCTCGCCGATCGACGAGCCGGACGCATCCGAGGCCGAACAGCGGGTGACGGTGCCGGCCGCGGCGTAGGGCACACCGCTCGAACTGGAGCGCCCCGGATCCATGGCGATGGATCCGGGGCGCTCGGCCGTCGGCACTCGTGCGCCCCTCATGCCGCTGACGTCCTCGTATGACGTCTACGCCGTCTCCGTGTGGGCCGTTCCCGTGTGGGCCCGAATCGCGTCGGCCAGGGGCGCGTGTACGGCCGGCGGGAGGGCGTGTCCCATGCCGGGGATCTCGACGAGCCGTGCGCCGTTGATGACCTGGGCGAGGTGCTGGGGGTACGGGGGCGGGATCACCGGGTCGGCGGGGACGGCGATGACGAGCGTGGGGATCTCGTTCCGGGCGAGCTGGTCGGTGCGCAGCATCCCGTCATGGCCGGCGCGGCTGTGCGCGGTGGAAGTGCGGTAGTGGCCGGTGTGCTCGATGATGCGGCGTTCGAGAGAGCGGAAGTAGTCTGCGTCGAAGGGGAGTTGGCCACCGGCGAGTACGCGCCAGTGTGCGACACGGCGGTCCGGCTCGGCCTCCAGGCCGTGGTCCTCGACGGGACGGGACCACGGCTCCAGGACCTCGGGAGAGATCCAGGACAGTTCGTCCGCCGGCAGTCGGGCGCCGCCGGGGAGGGTGTAGGGGGTGGTGCTGAGGGCGCTGGTGCCGATGAGGCTGGCGCTGATCAACCGGTCGGGGTGGTCGGCGAGCGCCATCTGGGC includes:
- a CDS encoding alpha/beta fold hydrolase, translating into MRQFVEAAPGVRLRTEQHGPADAPPLLLIMGAQASGLGWPEPLIEALATRHRVIRYDHRDTGRSTWSLSPTLRTGGAPDQPYRLADLADDVIAALDGLGIGRAHLGMSMGGMLAQMALADHPDRLISASLIGTSALSTTPYTLPGGARLPADELSWISPEVLEPWSRPVEDHGLEAEPDRRVAHWRVLAGGQLPFDADYFRSLERRIIEHTGHYRTSTAHSRAGHDGMLRTDQLARNEIPTLVIAVPADPVIPPPYPQHLAQVINGARLVEIPGMGHALPPAVHAPLADAIRAHTGTAHTETA
- a CDS encoding dicarboxylate/amino acid:cation symporter — protein: MSTSAETAESSQVPQTPKSSRIPRIPFWVQILTGLVLGVLLGWIAKSGDIGWLTSTLQHIGDLFIRLLKLAVAPLVFFAILVSITNLRQVNNAARLATRTLLWFMVTSLIAVAIGLAIGLLTNPGEGTGLTPKGGKLPDHAGSWIDFLTGVVPSDVITPFTELNVLQIVFMAAVAGIAALQLGEKAEPVLKVSRAALELLQKALWWVIRLAPIGTVGLIGHAIATYGWHLIGKYATFTVDIYVGCALVLFGVYPLLLSTVAKVNPLRFFKGAWPAIQLAFVSRSSVGTMPVTQKVTERLGVPREYASFAVPFGSTTKMDGCASVYPAIAAIFIAQIFDVPLGIADYVLIAFVSVIGSAATAGLTGATVMLTLTLSTLGLPLEGVGLLMAIDPILDMMRTATNVAGQSVIPVLVSAREKILDRDAYNAAKSSPIDEPDASEAEQRVTVPAAA